A single window of Marinobacter sp. SS13-12 DNA harbors:
- the rsxG gene encoding electron transport complex subunit RsxG has protein sequence MAAIAQSIRRSAIGLGLFAVITGGTIALTQAITEERIQEQAARAEAQALFEIIPESRHTNDLLRDTVQLPASERLAQPGPLTVWVARKDDRPIGVIMPIVAPDGYSGKINLLVGVNMQGTILGVRVTGHRETPGLGDRIETKKSDWIYSFEGRSLDKPPHREWNVKKNGGEFDQFTGATITPRAVVKAVQKALIYFRENRQIIRERLNEAPSLREKTLNPEAIAGESSNTEHS, from the coding sequence ATGGCCGCCATCGCGCAATCAATCCGTCGCAGTGCCATCGGGCTTGGCTTGTTCGCCGTTATAACCGGTGGCACCATTGCCTTGACCCAGGCCATAACCGAGGAACGGATTCAGGAGCAGGCCGCCCGTGCAGAGGCGCAGGCCCTGTTCGAGATCATCCCGGAGAGCCGGCACACCAACGATCTGCTGAGGGACACCGTGCAACTGCCGGCCAGTGAACGCCTGGCTCAGCCCGGCCCTCTCACGGTCTGGGTTGCCCGCAAGGATGATCGCCCCATCGGCGTGATCATGCCCATCGTGGCGCCCGACGGCTACTCCGGCAAGATAAACCTGCTGGTTGGTGTGAATATGCAGGGCACGATACTGGGCGTCCGGGTAACCGGTCACAGGGAAACCCCCGGGCTGGGTGACCGTATCGAAACCAAAAAATCGGACTGGATCTATAGCTTCGAAGGCCGGTCTCTGGACAAACCCCCTCACCGGGAATGGAACGTCAAGAAAAACGGCGGTGAGTTTGACCAGTTCACCGGCGCCACGATTACTCCGCGGGCCGTGGTCAAGGCTGTTCAGAAAGCCCTGATCTATTTCCGCGAGAATCGCCAGATAATACGAGAACGACTTAATGAAGCGCCCTCTCTGAGGGAAAAGACCCTGAATCCCGAAGCAATTGCCGGCGAATCGTCCAATACGGAGCATTCCTGA
- the rpoS gene encoding RNA polymerase sigma factor RpoS — MSAEHEELIIDRVSDVEDADDQLLAEDKVEEKETAEVEAAETEDDIPAQGRYFTSQKQLDATQLYLNEIGFSPLLTPEEEVYFSRLARKGEESGRKRMIESNLRLVVKIARRYVNRGLTLLDLIEEGNLGLIRAVEKFDPERGFRFSTYATWWIRQTIERAIMNQTRTIRLPIHVVKELNLYLRAARELTQKLDHEPSAEEIAKMVDKPVSDVKRMLGLNERVASMDTPIGSGGEKSLLDTVADEGASDPADLLQDNNMCSCVEKWIDQLSDKQQEVLSRRFGLRGYPISTLEEVGQEIGLTRERVRQIQVEALRRLREILEKEGLSGTMLFK, encoded by the coding sequence ATGTCAGCAGAGCATGAAGAACTCATTATCGATCGCGTATCCGACGTCGAGGATGCAGACGATCAACTGTTAGCAGAAGACAAGGTAGAAGAAAAAGAGACCGCGGAAGTAGAAGCGGCCGAAACAGAAGACGATATTCCGGCCCAGGGTCGATATTTCACCAGCCAGAAACAGCTGGATGCCACTCAGCTATACCTCAACGAAATCGGTTTTTCTCCCCTTCTTACGCCTGAAGAAGAAGTCTATTTTTCACGGCTTGCCCGTAAAGGCGAAGAGTCCGGCCGGAAGCGGATGATAGAGAGCAACCTGCGGCTGGTGGTCAAGATAGCCCGTCGTTACGTCAATCGCGGCCTGACGCTGCTGGACCTGATCGAGGAAGGCAATCTGGGCCTGATCCGGGCTGTTGAGAAGTTTGATCCGGAACGGGGCTTCCGCTTCTCCACCTACGCCACCTGGTGGATTCGCCAGACCATTGAGCGGGCGATCATGAACCAGACCCGCACCATCCGCCTTCCCATTCATGTGGTCAAGGAGCTTAATCTCTATCTGCGTGCGGCCAGGGAGCTGACACAGAAACTGGACCACGAGCCTTCTGCTGAAGAAATCGCAAAGATGGTGGACAAGCCGGTTTCCGATGTGAAGCGGATGCTGGGGTTGAATGAGCGTGTTGCCTCCATGGATACACCCATCGGTAGCGGTGGTGAGAAGTCCCTGCTGGACACCGTTGCGGATGAAGGCGCATCAGACCCGGCTGATCTGCTGCAGGACAACAACATGTGTTCCTGCGTCGAGAAGTGGATTGACCAGCTCAGCGACAAGCAGCAGGAAGTGCTCTCCCGCCGCTTTGGTCTGAGGGGTTATCCCATCAGCACGCTGGAAGAGGTTGGCCAGGAGATCGGCCTGACCCGTGAGCGGGTGCGGCAGATTCAGGTCGAGGCGCTTCGCCGCCTCCGGGAAATCCTGGAAAAAGAAGGCCTGTCAGGAACCATGCTTTTCAAGTAA
- a CDS encoding peptidoglycan DD-metalloendopeptidase family protein, translated as MLLLSLVLFPFLLSGCNTQALYQDDIYNPPVYWGRHVVKPGETLYSIAWRYGRDYRELGDANGINPPFNIKAGQVLRLDVRGNVTSSGDNRSRSKPAVSSSPTRSAPSVSRQQAAKPTVSKAPDRSSPLTGQSQTVASIDWRWPHVGTVIAGYSTSGKVNKGIDIAGKEGDSVRAAASGNVVYAGSGLLGYGNLVIVNHNEHYLSAYAHNRKILVQEGEDVKAGQVIAELGNSGTDRPKLHFEIRKNGNPVDPAHYLPPR; from the coding sequence GTGTTGCTGCTCAGTTTGGTGTTGTTTCCTTTTCTGCTCAGTGGCTGCAACACCCAGGCACTGTACCAGGACGACATTTACAACCCGCCGGTATATTGGGGCAGGCATGTGGTCAAGCCGGGTGAAACTCTCTATAGCATTGCCTGGCGCTATGGCCGCGACTACCGCGAGCTTGGCGACGCCAACGGAATCAATCCCCCTTTTAACATCAAGGCAGGGCAGGTGCTCCGGCTGGATGTTCGTGGAAATGTAACATCGTCTGGAGATAATCGGAGCAGAAGCAAACCTGCGGTGTCTTCTTCACCGACGCGGTCTGCACCGAGCGTTTCTCGCCAGCAGGCAGCGAAACCGACGGTCTCGAAAGCACCAGACAGGTCATCGCCGCTAACAGGGCAAAGCCAGACCGTCGCCAGTATCGACTGGCGTTGGCCACACGTTGGCACCGTAATTGCAGGCTATTCAACGTCCGGGAAAGTCAATAAAGGTATTGATATTGCTGGAAAAGAAGGGGACTCTGTAAGGGCGGCGGCAAGTGGTAATGTCGTCTATGCCGGTAGCGGATTACTTGGCTACGGCAACCTGGTTATAGTGAACCACAACGAGCACTATTTGAGTGCTTATGCACACAACCGGAAGATTCTGGTGCAGGAAGGGGAGGATGTAAAAGCCGGACAGGTCATCGCTGAACTGGGAAACAGCGGCACGGATCGACCCAAGTTGCATTTTGAAATCCGCAAAAATGGCAACCCTGTGGACCCCGCGCACTACCTCCCACCCCGATGA
- a CDS encoding electron transport complex subunit E, with product MATKPSSEIIRDGLWTNNPALVQVLGLCPLLAVTSTVVNAIGLGLATLMVLMGSNLAVSLIRNFVSESVRLPAFVMIIASFVTCAELLMQAFTYQLYQILGIFIPLIVTNCAILGRADAFASRNAPGPALLDGTMMGIGFLAVLIVLGGMRELIGQGSLFVDMNLLLGPAAADWVIRPFENYPDMLFMVLPPGAFVGLGLLIALKNDIDSHLEERRKASEPAPVASGSKRVRVTGHVS from the coding sequence ATGGCAACCAAACCTTCCAGCGAAATCATCCGCGACGGACTCTGGACCAACAACCCGGCACTGGTACAGGTGCTCGGGCTCTGCCCTCTGCTGGCCGTCACCAGCACCGTGGTCAATGCCATCGGACTGGGCCTGGCGACCCTGATGGTGCTGATGGGTTCCAATCTTGCGGTGTCACTTATCCGCAATTTCGTCAGTGAATCCGTACGGTTGCCCGCTTTTGTGATGATCATCGCTTCATTCGTGACCTGCGCCGAACTACTGATGCAGGCCTTCACCTACCAGCTCTACCAGATACTGGGCATTTTTATACCGCTGATCGTGACCAACTGCGCGATCCTGGGCCGGGCCGATGCCTTTGCTTCCAGAAACGCACCAGGCCCTGCCCTGCTGGACGGAACCATGATGGGAATCGGCTTTCTGGCCGTTCTGATCGTGCTCGGCGGCATGCGAGAGCTCATTGGCCAGGGAAGTCTGTTTGTGGACATGAACCTGCTGCTCGGCCCCGCTGCTGCTGACTGGGTCATCCGACCATTTGAAAACTATCCGGATATGCTTTTTATGGTATTGCCGCCCGGCGCCTTTGTTGGCCTCGGGCTGCTGATTGCCCTGAAAAACGACATCGACAGCCACCTGGAGGAACGCCGCAAGGCCAGCGAACCCGCCCCGGTAGCCTCCGGAAGCAAGCGGGTCCGGGTTACCGGGCACGTTTCCTGA
- the rsxA gene encoding electron transport complex subunit RsxA produces the protein MTEYLLILVSTILVNNFVLVQFLGLCPFMGVSGKLETAMGMSLATTFVLTLASVCSYLAYTYLLEPLDLAFLRTITFILVIAVVVQFTEMVVRKTSPLLYRVLGIFLPLITTNCAVLGVALLNINRNNNFVESVLYGFGAAAGFSMVLVLFAAMRERIAVADVPVAFRGAAIGLVTAGLMSLAFLGFSGLVSV, from the coding sequence ATGACCGAGTATCTGCTGATTCTGGTCAGCACCATTCTGGTGAACAACTTTGTGCTGGTCCAGTTCCTGGGCCTGTGCCCGTTCATGGGCGTTTCCGGAAAACTGGAAACGGCCATGGGTATGTCCCTGGCCACCACCTTTGTGCTGACCCTGGCTTCGGTGTGCAGCTACCTGGCCTATACCTACCTTCTGGAGCCGCTTGACCTGGCCTTCCTCCGGACAATCACCTTTATCCTTGTGATTGCCGTCGTAGTCCAGTTCACGGAAATGGTCGTGCGCAAGACCAGCCCGCTGCTCTATCGGGTGCTGGGGATCTTCCTCCCCCTGATTACCACCAACTGTGCTGTACTCGGTGTCGCCCTGCTCAATATAAACAGGAACAACAACTTCGTTGAATCGGTTTTATACGGGTTCGGCGCGGCCGCCGGTTTTTCCATGGTGCTGGTCCTGTTTGCCGCCATGCGTGAGCGCATCGCCGTCGCCGATGTGCCGGTGGCGTTTCGCGGGGCTGCCATCGGATTGGTGACGGCCGGGCTGATGTCATTGGCGTTTCTGGGCTTCAGCGGCCTGGTAAGCGTTTGA
- the rsxB gene encoding electron transport complex subunit RsxB: MWTGVLVAVLVLLALAVIFGGLLGFAAERFRVEGNPLADQIDALLPQTQCGQCGYPGCRPYAESIAEGGPINKCPPGGEATIKALADLLDVEPEPLDAEHGVEQVKRVAVIREDECIGCTKCIQACPVDAILGAAKHMHTVIESECTGCDLCVEPCPVDCIDMVTVEPDIRTWTWTPPASGLIATDRQGASA; encoded by the coding sequence ATGTGGACAGGCGTTCTTGTTGCCGTTCTGGTGCTTCTGGCCCTGGCCGTTATATTCGGCGGCCTGCTCGGCTTTGCAGCTGAACGTTTCCGGGTGGAAGGCAACCCGCTGGCAGACCAGATTGACGCCCTGTTGCCGCAGACACAGTGCGGGCAGTGTGGCTACCCGGGTTGCCGGCCCTATGCCGAGTCCATCGCAGAGGGTGGCCCCATTAACAAGTGCCCTCCCGGAGGTGAAGCCACCATCAAGGCCTTGGCGGATCTTCTGGATGTAGAGCCGGAACCGCTGGATGCCGAGCATGGCGTTGAGCAGGTCAAGCGGGTTGCTGTTATTCGTGAAGACGAGTGTATCGGCTGCACCAAATGCATTCAGGCCTGCCCGGTAGATGCCATTCTCGGGGCCGCAAAACACATGCACACCGTCATTGAAAGCGAATGCACAGGCTGCGACCTCTGTGTCGAGCCCTGCCCTGTGGATTGCATCGACATGGTGACGGTTGAACCGGACATCCGCACCTGGACCTGGACTCCGCCAGCGTCAGGGCTCATTGCCACCGATCGTCAGGGAGCCAGTGCCTGA
- a CDS encoding chalcone isomerase family protein yields MKKALSTGFASLLLTAALSAPATALTVEGVDLPDTYSAMDTELKLNGAGTRSKWFMDLYIGGLYVPETIDDGQAIINADEPQAITLHIISGMITSDKMKSATLEGFENSTGGDLSAIQGDVDTFLDVFSEEIKDGDVFDLVYLPGEGVRVLKNGDERATIGDLEFKKALFGIWLSDEPAQEDLKEKMLGQR; encoded by the coding sequence ATGAAAAAGGCCCTATCAACAGGATTTGCCTCACTGCTGCTGACTGCAGCCCTGTCAGCCCCCGCTACCGCGCTGACGGTGGAAGGAGTTGACCTGCCGGATACCTATTCGGCAATGGATACCGAGCTCAAGCTGAATGGTGCGGGCACCCGCTCCAAGTGGTTCATGGACCTCTACATCGGTGGTCTTTACGTGCCTGAGACCATTGACGATGGCCAGGCCATTATCAATGCGGATGAGCCCCAGGCGATTACCCTGCATATCATTTCCGGGATGATCACCAGCGACAAGATGAAATCGGCCACCCTGGAGGGGTTCGAGAACTCTACCGGCGGCGATCTTTCAGCCATTCAGGGCGATGTCGATACCTTCCTCGATGTATTCTCCGAGGAAATAAAGGATGGCGACGTGTTCGACCTGGTCTATTTGCCGGGTGAGGGTGTGCGTGTGCTGAAGAATGGCGACGAGCGCGCCACCATTGGTGACCTGGAATTCAAGAAGGCACTATTTGGGATCTGGCTGTCGGACGAACCCGCCCAGGAAGACCTGAAAGAGAAAATGCTGGGTCAGCGATAA
- the rsxD gene encoding electron transport complex subunit RsxD, translating to MAFVQQSSPHAHRARPTSRVMLWVLIAALPGLFAQTLFFGWGNLINVVFCIAVAIASEAALLRLRKKPVAFFIRDNTAAVTGLLLGLSLPQFTPWWVSAVAVISAIVVAKQLYGGLGSNPFNPAMVGYALVLVSFPVAMTTNWAEPAMLWEGAPGFGETLATIASGQQTAIDGWTMATPLDEYKHKIARHTATEVLAHPTFGDGIAKGWEWVNAAFLAGGLLLIGLRIITWHIPAGFLGGLALMSLAFGSNADLYAPLSLHLLAGGTMLGAFFIATDPVSAATSHQGKLIYGAGIGILIYLIRTWGNYPDAVAFSVLLMNFAVPFIDHYTPPRTYGHHKARRGVPGSQG from the coding sequence ATGGCGTTTGTTCAGCAGTCTTCACCTCATGCCCACAGGGCCCGACCGACATCCCGGGTGATGTTATGGGTCCTGATTGCGGCATTGCCTGGCCTGTTCGCCCAGACTCTGTTTTTCGGCTGGGGCAACCTGATCAACGTGGTCTTCTGCATCGCCGTTGCCATTGCCTCGGAGGCGGCCCTGCTGCGGCTCAGGAAAAAACCGGTGGCCTTTTTTATCAGGGACAACACCGCCGCTGTTACCGGCTTACTGCTGGGGCTGTCATTGCCGCAATTTACCCCCTGGTGGGTGTCGGCGGTCGCGGTTATTTCTGCCATCGTCGTCGCCAAGCAACTATACGGCGGGCTGGGTTCCAATCCTTTCAACCCGGCCATGGTGGGCTATGCATTGGTCCTCGTTTCCTTCCCCGTGGCCATGACCACCAACTGGGCGGAACCGGCCATGCTCTGGGAAGGTGCCCCGGGCTTCGGCGAAACCCTGGCAACCATTGCCTCGGGCCAGCAAACAGCCATCGACGGCTGGACCATGGCAACACCCCTGGACGAATACAAACACAAGATTGCCAGACACACGGCGACCGAAGTGCTTGCCCACCCCACCTTTGGTGACGGCATTGCCAAGGGCTGGGAGTGGGTTAACGCAGCCTTTCTTGCCGGCGGCCTGCTGTTGATTGGCCTGCGAATCATCACCTGGCACATTCCCGCGGGTTTTCTTGGCGGCCTGGCCTTGATGAGCCTGGCTTTTGGTAGCAATGCCGACCTTTACGCGCCCCTGTCACTTCACCTGCTCGCCGGTGGCACCATGCTCGGTGCCTTTTTTATTGCCACTGATCCGGTCTCTGCCGCCACCAGTCACCAGGGCAAACTGATCTATGGCGCCGGCATCGGTATCCTGATCTACCTGATCCGTACCTGGGGCAACTACCCGGATGCCGTAGCCTTCAGCGTTCTGCTGATGAACTTTGCCGTGCCATTCATCGACCACTACACACCACCGCGGACCTACGGCCATCACAAGGCCCGCCGGGGTGTGCCGGGCAGTCAGGGGTAA
- the nth gene encoding endonuclease III, translated as MNKQKRIKIFTRLRDANPNPTTELNYSSPFELLIAVILSAQATDVGVNKATAKLYPVANTPEKILALGVDGLKDYIKTIGLFNSKAENVIKTCRALIEKHGGEVPDNREDLEALPGVGRKTANVVLNTAFGQPAMAVDTHIFRVSNRTGIAPGKNVLEVEKRLMRVVPKEFLLDAHHWLILHGRYTCTARKPKCGACIIEDLCEFKQKRDYME; from the coding sequence ATGAACAAACAAAAACGCATTAAAATCTTTACCCGCTTACGGGACGCCAACCCCAACCCGACCACCGAGCTGAACTACTCCAGCCCGTTCGAGTTGCTGATTGCCGTGATATTGTCTGCCCAGGCCACGGATGTAGGCGTGAACAAGGCAACCGCCAAACTTTACCCGGTTGCCAACACCCCGGAGAAAATTCTGGCCCTTGGCGTTGACGGGCTGAAAGACTACATCAAAACCATCGGGCTGTTTAACAGCAAGGCCGAGAACGTCATCAAAACCTGCCGCGCCCTGATTGAAAAACACGGGGGTGAGGTGCCGGATAACCGGGAGGATCTGGAAGCACTGCCTGGTGTCGGGCGCAAAACCGCCAATGTGGTTCTGAACACCGCTTTCGGGCAGCCTGCCATGGCTGTGGATACACACATCTTCAGGGTCTCGAACCGCACAGGCATTGCTCCGGGCAAGAATGTACTGGAAGTGGAAAAACGCCTGATGCGGGTGGTGCCGAAGGAATTCCTGCTGGACGCCCACCACTGGTTGATCCTGCACGGCCGTTATACCTGTACGGCAAGAAAGCCCAAGTGCGGCGCCTGCATTATCGAGGATCTTTGCGAGTTCAAACAGAAAAGGGACTACATGGAGTAG
- the rsxC gene encoding electron transport complex subunit RsxC translates to MSQLWDFSGGIHPLEHKDISTSRPIRRCGIPERLILPLQQHIGDPAEAIVEVGERVLKGQKIADVKTGMGVPVHAPTSGIIESLTEHPVPHPSGMADWCITLKPDGEDQWCPRNPVEDFHTLDRGQVLEMIRDAGISGMGGAGFPTNIKLRPPRDRKVNTLILNGAECEPYITADDMTMREKADEVVAGLKVMAWILRPERCVIGVEDNKPEAIAALRKATEGTQTEIAVIPTKYPSGGEKQLIQILTGMEVPSGGIPADIGVMCQNIGTAVAVAQAVYQDLPLLSRTVTITGDAVREPGNFEVLIGTPIEYLLEQAGVQQDKLSRLVLGGPMMGYTLSTEAVPVIKTTNCVIAATASELPAPPPEQPCIRCGQCAEVCPMELLPQQLFWHAKATELEKAEHLNLFDCIECGACSYVCPSSIPLVQYYRFAKDEIRVQRAEQLKSDRARERFEARQARLEREKEEKELRRKERAKAAAEAQAKKQTEAEQATAEGSAVDERSAKSAIVEQALARKKAKAEANQSSPASQPAAEKPDTEALEKQLNQARSKLETMQGMLDDAKAQQADNVEKLERAVAKNHDRVKRAEEALAEARDTPGTRPTEPQSTH, encoded by the coding sequence ATGAGTCAGCTTTGGGATTTCTCCGGTGGCATTCATCCTCTGGAACACAAAGACATTTCAACGTCCCGTCCGATTCGCCGCTGCGGAATTCCCGAGCGGCTGATCCTGCCGCTCCAGCAACATATCGGGGACCCGGCCGAGGCCATTGTCGAGGTCGGTGAGCGGGTCCTCAAGGGGCAGAAGATCGCCGATGTCAAAACCGGCATGGGCGTACCCGTTCATGCGCCTACATCCGGTATCATCGAGAGCCTTACGGAACATCCCGTTCCCCATCCGTCGGGAATGGCTGACTGGTGCATTACCCTGAAGCCGGATGGCGAGGACCAATGGTGCCCGCGAAATCCGGTGGAGGACTTCCACACCCTCGACCGCGGCCAGGTCCTGGAGATGATCCGGGATGCCGGCATCTCCGGCATGGGCGGGGCCGGCTTTCCGACCAACATCAAGCTCCGGCCGCCCCGGGACCGCAAGGTAAACACCCTGATTCTCAACGGTGCTGAATGTGAGCCCTACATCACCGCCGATGACATGACCATGCGGGAAAAAGCCGATGAGGTTGTTGCCGGCCTGAAAGTCATGGCCTGGATTCTTCGCCCGGAACGCTGCGTTATCGGCGTGGAAGACAACAAGCCGGAAGCCATCGCCGCCCTTCGTAAGGCGACCGAAGGCACACAGACTGAAATCGCCGTTATTCCGACCAAATACCCGTCTGGTGGCGAAAAACAGCTGATTCAGATTCTTACCGGCATGGAAGTACCCAGTGGCGGTATACCGGCGGATATCGGAGTTATGTGCCAGAACATCGGCACTGCCGTTGCCGTAGCACAGGCGGTTTACCAGGACCTCCCACTGCTCTCCCGGACGGTTACCATCACCGGCGATGCCGTTCGCGAACCGGGTAATTTTGAGGTTCTGATTGGCACACCGATCGAGTACCTGCTGGAACAGGCTGGAGTGCAACAGGACAAACTCAGCCGGCTGGTCCTCGGTGGTCCGATGATGGGCTACACGCTTTCAACCGAAGCGGTCCCGGTGATCAAAACCACCAACTGCGTGATTGCAGCAACGGCCAGCGAACTGCCGGCGCCGCCGCCCGAGCAACCCTGTATCCGCTGCGGCCAGTGTGCCGAAGTCTGTCCCATGGAGTTGCTGCCACAACAGCTGTTCTGGCACGCCAAGGCCACTGAACTCGAGAAAGCCGAGCACCTGAACCTGTTCGACTGCATTGAATGTGGCGCCTGTTCCTACGTGTGCCCGAGCTCAATCCCGCTTGTTCAATACTATCGCTTTGCCAAGGACGAAATCCGCGTCCAGCGGGCAGAGCAACTGAAATCGGACCGTGCCCGGGAGCGTTTTGAGGCGCGTCAGGCACGCCTGGAACGGGAGAAGGAAGAGAAAGAGCTCCGTCGCAAGGAACGGGCAAAGGCTGCGGCCGAAGCCCAGGCAAAGAAACAGACCGAGGCGGAACAAGCAACGGCTGAAGGTAGCGCGGTTGATGAGCGATCGGCCAAATCCGCTATTGTCGAGCAGGCCCTGGCCCGCAAGAAGGCAAAAGCCGAAGCAAACCAGTCGTCCCCGGCGAGTCAGCCGGCCGCAGAGAAGCCGGATACAGAGGCTCTGGAAAAGCAGCTGAATCAGGCCAGGTCCAAGCTGGAAACCATGCAGGGCATGCTCGATGACGCGAAGGCGCAACAGGCCGACAACGTAGAGAAACTAGAGCGCGCAGTGGCGAAGAACCACGATCGGGTTAAACGGGCCGAAGAGGCTCTGGCTGAGGCCCGTGACACACCGGGCACCCGGCCAACCGAACCCCAGTCCACCCATTAA